The genomic DNA GTCCAAGCCTGGAACTACCTAGCCTGCTAACACTGGTCCTAGCCTGAAACTACCTAGCCTGCTAACACTGGTCCTAGCCTGAAACTAACTAGCCTGCTAACACTGGTCCTAGCCTGAAACTAACTAGCCTGCTAACACTGGTCCTAGCCTGAAACTACCTAGCCTGCTAACACTGGTCCAAGCCTGAAACTACCTAGCCTGCTAACACTGGTCCAAGCCTGGAACTACCGAGCCTGCTAACACTGGTCCTAGCCTGAAACTACCTAGCCTGCTAACACTGGTCCTAGCCTGAAACTACCTAGCCTGCTAACACTGGTCCTAGCCTGAAACTACCTAGCCTGCTAACACTGGTCCTAGCCTGAAACTACCTAGCCTGCTAACACTGGTCCTAGCCTGAAACTACCTAGCCTGCTAACACTGGTCCTAGCCTGAAACTACCTAGCCTGCTAACACTGGTCCTAGCCTGAAACTACCTAGCCTGCTAACACTGGTCCTAGCCTGAAACTACCTAGCCTGCTAACACTGGTCCTAGCCTGAAACTACCTAGCCTGCTAACACTGGTCCTAGCCTGAAACTACCTAGCCTGCTAACACTGGTCCAAGCCTGAAACTACCTAGCCTGCTAACACTGGTCCTAGCCTGAAACTACCTAGCCTGCTAACACTGGTCCTAGCCTGAAACTACCTAGCCTGCTAACACTGGTCCTAGCCTGAAACTACCTAGCCTGCTAACACTGGTCCTAGCCTGAAACTACCTAGCCTGCTAACACTGGTCCTAGCCTGAAACTACCTAGCCTGCTAACACTGGTCCTAGCCTGAAACTACCTAGCCTGCTAACACTGGTCCTAGCCTGAAACGACCTAGCCTGCTAACACTGGTCCTAGCCTGAAACTACCTAGCCTGCTAACACTGGTCCTAGCCTGAAACTACCTAGCCTGCTAACACTGGTCCTAGCCTGAAACTACCTAGCCTGCTAACACTGGTCCTAGCCTGAAACTACCTAGCCTGCTAACACTGGTCCTAGCCTGAAACTACCTAGCCTGCTAACACTGGTCCTAGCCTGACACTACCTAGCCTCACAGCTTCCTGAAACTACCTAGCCTCACAGCTTCCTGAAACTACCTCACAGCTTCCTGAAACTACCTCACAGCTTCCTGACACTACCTAGCCTCACAGCTTCCTGAAACTACCTAGCCTCACAGCTTCCTGAAACTACCTAGTCTCACAGCTTCCTGACACTACCTCACAGCTCCCTGAAACTAactagcctcacagctccctgAAACTACCTAGCCTCACAGCTTCCTGAAACgacctagcctcacagctccctgaaactacctagcctcacagctccctgaaactaactagcctcacagctccctgAAACTACCTAGCATCACAGCTCCCTGAAACTACCTCACAGCTTCCTGACACtacctagcctcacagctccctgaaactacctagcctcacagctccctgAAACTACCTCACAGCTCCCTGAAACTACCTCACAGCTCCCTGAAACTACCTAGCCTCACAGCTTCCTGAAACTACCTCACAGCTTCCTGAAACTACCTCACAGCTTCCTGAAACTACCTAGTCTCACAGGTTCCTGACACTACCTCACAGCTTCCTGAAACTACCTAGCCTCACAGCTTCCTGAAACTACCTCACAGCTCCCTGAAACTACCTAGCCTCACAGCTTCCTGAAACtacctagcctcacagctccctgaaactacctagcctcacagctccctgaaactacctcacagctccctgaaactacctagcctcacagctccctgaaactacctcacagctccctgaaactacctagcctcacagctccctgaaactacctagcctcacagctccctgaaactacctagcctcacagcttcctgaaactacctagcctcacagctccctgAAACTACCTAGCCTCACAGCTTCCTGACACtacctagcctcacagctccctgAAACTACCTCACAGCTTCCTGACACtacctagcctcacagctccctgaaactacctagcctcacagctccctgAAACTACCTAGCCTCACAGCTTCCTGAAACTACCTAGCCTCACAGCTTCCTGAAACTACCTCACAGCTTCCTGACACtacctagcctcacagctccctgaaactacctagcctcacagctccctgaaactacctagcctcacagctccctgaaactacctagcctcacagctccctgaaactacctagcctcacagctccctgAAACTACCTCACAGCTTCCTGACACtacctagcctcacagctccctgaaactacctagcctcacagctccctgAAACTACCTAGCCTCACAGCTTCCTGAAACTACCTAGCCTCACAGCTTCCTGAAACTACCTCACAGCTTCCTGACACtacctagcctcacagctccctgaaactacctagcctcacagctccctgAAACTACCTAGCCTCACAGCTTCCTGACACTACCTAGCCTCACAGCTTCCTGAAACtacctagcctcacagctccctgaaactacctagcctcacagctccctgaaactacctagcctcacagctccctgaaactacctagcctcacagctccctgACAATAATACTGGTGCTGTGACCACCAGCCTTCCCCCAGCTGTCTCCACAGACAGCGCCTCCACATAGCTGAGCTGGGAATCTCTCCCCCTGACCATATGTGTAGGTGCTAGTCACTCTGGGCAGCAGGATATGCAGGGGGACCAAAATAGCAGCGCAGAATCAGCTGGTTTGGACCGGCCCCGCTGGCCTCCCTGTCTGGAATCTGTTCTGCCAAGTCCTATTGGAATCTGGTTTATCAGCTCTTTTCTCTCTACAATGCAGTCcacagccagttagtcagccagccagttagtcagccagccagtcggttagtcagccagccagtcggttagtcagccagccagccaaccagttagtcagccagccagccagttagtcagccagccgGTCGGTTAGTCAGCCAGCCGGTCggttagtcagccagccagttagtcagccagccagtctgccAGTTAGTCAACCAGTCATCcagtaagccagccagccagtcagcacgGCTCATCCCGGCTCAGCCACCCAACACCTTGGCCCCTCACCCCACTGCTGGACTGGACCCGGCTGGTCTGGTAGAAAGCCTCTGGACAGTTGAACCACTGACCGGCAGCATAAACAGCCTTTCTCCCCCACAGCCGCCAACATAATTAATTGAATCAATGCAGTCAGCAGTAATTCATTCCGATAGTTTGAAATGCCTCCCTCTCTTTGAGACTTGCCAGTGCAATCTAATACAAGATTCTTGGCCTCATAAGAAACCAAACCAGCCAAACATGAAATAAATGTAATAACTAAATTCCATTATATTGGTAAAGgtcaattaaaatatatttgtattaatGACAGGTGTGTTTTCTTTTACTAAATAATTGTAGGCATTAAGGAGAAATGTACAGTCAGTGTATCCAACTAGTTCAGTAGGAAAAACAACTATCTATTATAAAGTGTTCCATTGTTTACTGGTCTTTTGACAAGTTGAGCCAGATCAATAGGGCAAAGAGCAGCCTCTATCACTATCAGTCAGATATAGTCACATTCACTGGTTTAGGATATTATTATGGGATTCAAACGACCTACAGGCCAGAGTGTTTCCTGGAATGACTGGACCTGAGTGCTGCAATGGGCTGAGTGCTGCAATGGGCTGAGTGCTGCAATGGGCTCTGGATTCCCTTTATAAAGAGGTTTGGACCAGGGAATGACTGGACCGGAGTGCTGCAATGTCCTCTGGATTCCCTTTATAAAGAGGTTTGGACCAGGGAATGACTGGACCTGAGTGCTGCAATGGGCTCTGGATTCCCTTTATAAAAGAGGTTTGGACCAGGGAATGACTGGACCTGAGTGCTGCAATGGGCTCTGGATTCCCTTCATAAAGAGGTTTGGACCAGGGAATGTACTGAGTGCTGCAATGTCCTCTGGGTTCCCTTTATAAAAGAGGTTTGGACCAGGGAATGTACAGAGTGTTGCAATGTCCTCTGGTTTCTCTTCATAAAGAGGTTTGGACCAGGGAATGTACAGAGTGTTGCAATGTGCTCTGGGTTCCCCTTATAAAAGAGGTGTTCATCTTAGTGGGAACAAACATCTGCTGAAGACACTGACATCTGATCTGTCAGAACAAACATCTGCTGAAGACACTGACATCTGATCTGTCAGAACAAACATCTGCTGAAGACACTGACATCTGATCTGTCAGAACAAACATCTGCTGAAGACACTGACATCTGATCTGTCAGAACAAACATCTGCTGAAGACACTGACATCTGTCACTCATACAGGTGAACTCATGCATGTCTCACTATTCTCAACTAAAGACCTACTTTTCTCCTTCATGAATACATCGATCACAAATCATTTCAAATAAAACTATTAGGAAGGGAGGTTATGTGCATCTTTCCTGGTGCCTAATGTAACATTCTCCAATCTGTTCAGTCATCATAGGACCTAACAACAGTCCTGTTTGTTAACCAACAGCTGGTGACCTGAACAGTACTGTAGTAAACAGTGACTGCTGTGTAAGTCTTAGTAGGTCAGCTGGTGACCTGAACAGTACTGTAGTAAACAGTGACTGCTGTGTAAGTCTTAGTAGGTCAGCTGGTCACCTGAACAGTACTGTAGTAAACAGTGACTGCTGTGTAAGTCTTAGTAGGTCAGCTGGTGACCTGAACAGTACTGTAGTAAACAGTGACTGCTGTGTAAGTCTTAGTAGGTCAGCTGGTGACCTGAACAGTACTGTAGTAAACAGTGACTGCTGTGTAAGTCTTAGTAGGTCAGCTGGTGACCTGAACAGTACTGTAGTAAACAGTGACTGCTGTGTAAGTCTTAGTAGGTCAGCTGGTCACCTGAACAGTACTGTAGTAAACAGTGACTGCTGTGTAAGTCTTAGTAGGTCAGCTGGTGACCTGAACAGTACTGTAGTAAACAGTGACTGCTGTGTAAGTCTTAGTAGGTCAGCTGGTGACCTGAACAGTACTGTAGTAAACAGTGACTGCTGTGTAAGTCTTAGTAGGTCAGCTGGTGACCTGAACAGTACTGTAGTAAACAGTGACTGCTGTGTAAGGGTCAGTATGTCACCAACAGCTGGTCACCTGAACAGTACTGTAGTCAATATGCTCCTCTTTCCATACAGGAAGTCCATTCAACTCAAAGGCAAACAGACGTCTATCACAACAATGATGGTAGGTATTAATAAAGCACACTTTTATTAGAATGATCAGAAAACAGCATTCAGAGATACTAATGTGAATATAGGACGTCTCTAATGAACCAACACTAGACAGGATTTGCATTCCAACTGCTATATCCATCTACCCTGTGCTGCAGTCCATCCTGCTGCTGGCTCTAATGGTCCCAGTGGTGGTGCAGTCCTCCCTGCATCCAGTGGACTGTGATGAGGTCTACAGATCAGGCTCTGGACAAAACGGGGTCTACACCATCTACCCTGCCGGACCCACCTCACCTGTCCAGGTGTTCTGTGACATGGGATTGGAAAGTGCTTATCTAGGAAAGTGGACGGTCAGTATCAATTTACCAtgaacaatctctctctctctctaaatctgTCAAttaaacaatctctctctctctcttaatatgTCAAttaaacaatctctctctcttaatctgtcaattaaacaatctctctctctcttaatatgTAAAttaaacaatctctctctcttaatctgtcaattaaacaatctctctctctctcttaatctgtCAATTAaacaatctttctctctcttaatATGTCAAttaaacaatctctctctcttaatctctcaattaaacaatctctctctcttaatctgtCAATTAAACCATCTCCCTCTCTTAATCTGTCAATtaaacagtctctctctcactcttaatCTGTCAATtaaatcatctctctctctctcttaatctgaCAATTaaacaatatctctctctcttaatctgtcaattaaacaatctctctctcttaatctctcaATTAAacaatctctctcttcatctgtcaattaaacagtctctctctcactcttaatCTGTCAATtaaatcatctctctctctctctctctctctctcttaatctgaCAATTaaacaatatctctctctcttaatctgaCAATTaaacaatatctctctctcttaatctctcaATTAAACAATCTCTCTCTAAATCTGTCAAttaaacaatctctctctcttgtaaTCTGTCAAttaaacaatctctctctcttaatctctcaattaaacaatctctctctctctcttaatctgtCAATTAAACAATCTCTATCTCTCTTAATATGTCAATTAAACACACTCTTTCTCTTAATCTGTCAAttaaacaatctctctctctctgttaatcTGTCAAttaaataatctctctctcttaatctgtCAATTAAATAATATATCTCTCTCTTAATCTGTCAAtgaaacaatctctctctctcttaatctgtCAATTAAACAATCTCTCTCTAAATCAGTTGATTCAGAGCCGACAGGATGGATCAGTGAACTTCCACAGGAAGTGGGATCAGTACAAGAGTGGTTTTGGGAGCGCAGCTGGAGAGTACTGGCTGGGTAAGAACTGGTTTAACTTCTAGCCAAGGCCATTTGTCATTGTATTCAGACAACACAGTGAATTGCTATGTTGATATCATTCTCCAGGTCTGGAGACAATGCATCTCCTGACTATGAAAGGAACCTATGAGCTGAGGGTGGACATGGAGGACTTTGAGGGGAAGAAGGTCTATGCTCAGTACTCCTCCTTCTCTGTTGGATCAGAGGCTGAAGGATACCTGCTAACACTGGGCTCATTCAAAGATGGAGGAGCAGGTGGGTGACAATTTATATTGTCCAAGAAAAAATAACCCAAGATAAAAATCTAAGAAAATAGTCCaagaatatatatactgtagtaccagaatatagcaccagaatatagtccaagAATATAGCACCAGAATATAGCACCAGAATATAGCACCAGAATATAGCACCACAATATAGCACCAGAATATAGCACCAGAATATAGCACCAGAATAGTCCAAGAATAtagcaccagaatatagtccaagAATATAGTCCAAGAATATAGCACCAGAATAtagcaccagaatatagtccaagaatatagcaccagaatatagcaccagaatatagcaccagaatatagcaccagaatatagtccaagAATATAGTCCAAgaatataaatactgtagtaccagaataTAGTACCAGAATATAGCACCAGAATAtagcaccagaatatagtccaagAATATAGTCCAAGAATATAGCACCAGAATAtagcaccagaatatagtccaagAATATAGCACCATAATATAGCACCAGAATATAGTACCAGAATATAGCACCAGAATATAGCACCAGAATAtagcaccagaatatagtccaagAATATAGTCCAAgaatataaatactgtagtaccagaataTAGTACCAGAATATAGCACCAGAATATAGCACCAGAATAtagcaccagaatatagtccaagaatatagcaccagaatatagcaccagaatatagtccaagAATATAGCACCATAATATAGCACCAGAATATAGCACCAGAATATAGTACCAGAATAtagcaccagaatatagtccaagaatatagcaccagaatatagcaccagaatatagcaccagaatatagcaccagaatatagtccaagaatatagcaccagaatatagcaccacaatatagcaccagaatatagcaccagaatatagcaccagaatatagcaccagaatatagtccaagAATATAGCACCAGAATATAGCACCAGAATATAGCACCAGAATATAGCACCAGAAAAAAATCTAAGAAAAATAGTCCAAGAAAATCTGTCAACAAGGAGTCATACCTAAAGATTTGCCAGTGGAAGTTTTATCATTAGGTTACCTAGAGTCCTTAACTATCTTCTTCTTTTCCTCAGGAGATTCTCTGGTTTTTCACAATGGTCATAAATTTACAACATTAGATAAAGACCAGGACCTTAACGGAGCCAACTGTGCCCAAGTGTACTACGGAGGATTTTGGCACAACGACTGCCATTTTGCTAACCCCAATGGGATATATGCATGGGGCGAGTCTGCCTATGGTATTGGCATCAACTGGAAAACATGGAAAGGCTATACATACTCCCTGAAAACCATCACTATGAAGATCAGACCAGCCACTGCATAGAAGTGAATTAGCTTAACTGATAACCACCTCTATTTCTAACACAACTGTACAATCTGATTTTTCAATAACAATTACTGCCATACAAACAATTCCAGCACGTGCACATATTCCATATCTAAGGGAGGGGGTGTCTTTCTTTCTAAGTAGGGTTTGTGTTGGGTCTTCCAGAGATTAGACGGTGCAGCAGGCCACAGAATATCACAGATCTACTAAGAAGTGCAGTGTTGCCATAGCAACAGAACCCTGACTGCAGTGGGGATGATAATGAGTCTGACCCATCATttaactctctctgtctattaccttaacccactgtctctctgtctcttaccttaacccactgtctctctgtctcttaccttaacccactgtctctctgtctcttaccttaacccactgtctctctgtctcttaccttaacccactgtctctctgtctcttaccttaacccactgtctctctgtctcttagtttaacccactgtctctctgtctcttaccttaacccactgtctctctgtctcttaccttaacccactgtctctctgtctcttaccttaacccactgtctctctgtctcttaccttaacccactgtctgtctgtctctctgtctcttaccttaacccactgtctctctgtctcttaccttaacccactgtctctctgtctcttaccttaacccactgtctctctgtctcttaccttaacccactgtctctctgtctcttaccttaacccactgtctctctgtctcttagtttaacccactgtctctctgtctcttaccttaacccactgtctctctgtctcttaccttaacccactgtctctctgtctcttagcttaacccactgtctctctgtctcttagcttaacccactgtctctctgtctcttaccttaacccactgtctctctgtctcttaccttaacccactgtctgtctgtctcttaccttaacccactgtctctctgtctattaccttaacccactgtctctctgtctctctgtctcttaccttaacccactgtctctctgtctcttaccttaacccactgtctctctgtctcttaccttaacccactgtctctctgtctcttagtttaacccactgtctctctgtctcttaccttaacccactgtctcttaccttaacccgctgtctctctgtctcttaccttaacccactgtctctctgtctcttaccttaacccactgtctgtctgtctcttaccttaacccactgtatctctgtctcttaccttaacccactgtctgtctgtctcttaccttaacccactgtctctctgtctcttaccttaacccactgtctgtctgtctcttaccttaacccactgtctctctgtctcttaccttaacccactgtctctctgtctcttac from Coregonus clupeaformis isolate EN_2021a unplaced genomic scaffold, ASM2061545v1 scaf2149, whole genome shotgun sequence includes the following:
- the LOC121563720 gene encoding microfibril-associated glycoprotein 4-like; translation: MMSILLLALMVPVVVQSSLHPVDCDEVYRSGSGQNGVYTIYPAGPTSPVQVFCDMGLESAYLGKWTLIQSRQDGSVNFHRKWDQYKSGFGSAAGEYWLGLETMHLLTMKGTYELRVDMEDFEGKKVYAQYSSFSVGSEAEGYLLTLGSFKDGGAGDSLVFHNGHKFTTLDKDQDLNGANCAQVYYGGFWHNDCHFANPNGIYAWGESAYGIGINWKTWKGYTYSLKTITMKIRPATA